A stretch of the uncultured Trichococcus sp. genome encodes the following:
- the pflB gene encoding formate C-acetyltransferase → MNNAWRGFKGSKWQEGIDVQEFIKDNYTEYVGDDSFLEGPTEGTNELWQAIVELKKQEIANGGVLDADTSVVSTITSHPAGYINKDLEKIVGLQTEKPLKRGLNVYGGIRMAETALKSYGYEIDPELDEFYTEHRKTHNQGVFDAYDDDIRIARRNKIVTGLPDAYGRGRIIPDFRRIALYGVDYLKKQKLNDWNALQAKTYTEEDIRLREEVSTQYRALGKLIELGKIYGFDISRPAATAQEAVQWVYLGFLAMVKEDNGAAQGLGRIAEFLDIYIERDLQEGTLTEKEAQELIDHLVMKVRIVRQLRTPEYEALFAGDPTWATLTFAGMLDDNNSLVTKNTFRFLQTLYNMGNAPEPNMTLMWNEKLPKGFKDFCAKVSIDTSAIQYENDDVMRHYYGSNDVSIACCVSPTAGDTGSSIQFFGARASLPKILTYAVTGGYDEKNRSKVIDGLEPITDEYLDYDTLMEKIDVVMDWVATTYVRALNIIHYMHDKYAYEAVQFGLLDTKLHRMMATGIAGIGLATDSMSAVKYSKVRVVRDEDGFPIDYVVEGDQFPTFGNNEKAADEIADMLIKKFVGKLKAQPTYRNAEITTSILTITSNIVYGKATGALFSGQDAKYKGYREAFTPLSPGANPSYSSPYKGALAALKSVSTIDFEDVKDGSSYTWAVHPKALGKDRDVQVENLSTLLDGYFGKDGGHHLNVNVFSKEGLEEMLRNPENYPQATIRVSGYALELSKATKEQISDLLERVIHGVF, encoded by the coding sequence ATGAATAATGCGTGGCGTGGTTTTAAAGGTTCTAAGTGGCAAGAAGGTATTGACGTCCAAGAATTCATCAAAGACAACTACACAGAATATGTTGGCGATGACAGTTTCCTTGAAGGTCCTACAGAAGGGACAAATGAGTTATGGCAAGCGATTGTAGAACTTAAAAAACAAGAAATCGCTAACGGTGGGGTTTTGGATGCAGACACTTCTGTTGTCAGTACAATAACTTCTCATCCGGCTGGTTATATCAACAAAGATTTAGAAAAAATCGTTGGTCTACAGACAGAAAAACCATTGAAACGTGGCTTGAACGTTTATGGTGGTATCCGTATGGCAGAAACAGCATTAAAATCTTACGGTTACGAAATTGACCCTGAATTGGATGAGTTTTATACAGAACACCGTAAAACCCATAACCAAGGTGTCTTTGATGCTTACGACGATGACATTCGTATTGCTAGACGCAACAAGATCGTTACGGGATTACCGGATGCTTACGGTCGTGGACGAATCATTCCTGACTTCAGACGTATCGCATTGTATGGTGTGGATTACTTGAAGAAACAAAAACTGAACGATTGGAACGCATTGCAAGCAAAAACGTATACGGAAGAAGACATTCGTTTGCGCGAAGAAGTTTCAACGCAATATCGTGCCTTAGGCAAATTGATTGAATTAGGCAAAATTTATGGTTTCGATATCAGCAGACCGGCAGCAACTGCACAAGAAGCAGTGCAATGGGTTTACCTAGGATTCTTGGCTATGGTTAAAGAAGATAACGGTGCTGCACAAGGTTTAGGACGTATTGCAGAATTCCTGGATATTTATATTGAGCGTGATCTCCAAGAAGGCACTTTGACTGAAAAAGAAGCGCAAGAATTGATCGACCACTTGGTAATGAAAGTTCGTATCGTTCGTCAACTAAGAACACCAGAATACGAAGCTTTGTTTGCAGGAGACCCAACTTGGGCAACCTTGACATTTGCAGGTATGCTTGATGACAACAATTCATTGGTAACAAAAAATACATTCAGATTCTTGCAAACACTCTATAATATGGGTAACGCACCAGAACCTAACATGACTTTGATGTGGAATGAGAAGCTGCCTAAAGGATTCAAGGATTTCTGTGCAAAAGTAAGTATCGATACAAGTGCCATCCAATATGAGAATGACGACGTTATGCGTCACTATTATGGAAGTAATGACGTTTCGATCGCTTGTTGCGTAAGCCCGACAGCAGGAGATACGGGTAGTTCTATCCAATTCTTCGGTGCAAGAGCTTCCCTTCCTAAAATCCTGACGTATGCCGTTACAGGTGGTTACGATGAGAAAAACAGAAGTAAAGTTATCGATGGACTGGAACCGATCACAGATGAATACTTGGACTATGACACTTTGATGGAAAAAATCGATGTTGTTATGGATTGGGTAGCGACAACTTATGTCAGAGCATTGAACATCATCCACTACATGCACGATAAATATGCATACGAAGCTGTTCAATTTGGTTTGTTGGATACAAAACTCCACAGAATGATGGCTACGGGTATTGCGGGTATCGGATTGGCGACTGACTCAATGAGTGCTGTCAAGTATTCTAAGGTCCGTGTCGTTCGTGACGAAGATGGCTTCCCGATTGACTATGTCGTTGAAGGCGATCAGTTCCCGACATTCGGTAACAACGAAAAAGCAGCAGACGAAATTGCTGACATGCTGATCAAGAAATTTGTCGGCAAGTTGAAAGCTCAACCTACTTACCGTAATGCTGAAATTACAACTTCTATTTTGACAATTACTTCAAATATCGTTTACGGAAAAGCAACAGGTGCTCTATTCAGTGGACAAGATGCGAAGTACAAAGGCTACAGAGAGGCGTTCACTCCATTGTCTCCAGGGGCTAACCCAAGTTACAGCAGCCCTTACAAGGGTGCTCTGGCAGCATTGAAATCAGTTAGTACGATCGATTTTGAAGATGTTAAAGATGGTTCTTCCTATACATGGGCAGTGCATCCTAAAGCATTAGGAAAAGATCGTGACGTTCAAGTAGAGAACTTATCGACGCTATTGGACGGATACTTTGGAAAAGACGGTGGACATCACTTAAACGTAAACGTATTTTCTAAAGAAGGACTGGAAGAAATGTTGAGAAATCCAGAGAATTATCCACAGGCTACCATTCGTGTATCCGGGTATGCGCTGGAATTATCAAAAGCAACGAAAGAACAAATTTCCGACTTGCTGGAGCGCGTTATCCATGGAGTATTCTAA
- a CDS encoding MATE family efflux transporter, whose amino-acid sequence MEKSLLKDFSKYVSLNILGMIGVSFYILGDTYYIAKALGATGIAALNFAIPVYSLIHGIGLMIGIGGAARFGILKSRNKDNEAEGVFVGALKLGVVVGLLLIVLGLFGSRKLSLALGADAVTLPLTQVYMATILTFAPFFILNNIVLSFVRNDNNPKLAMVAMLIGSFSNVLLDYIFLFPFRMGMFGAAFATSLSPIISLTILSAHFVAKKQRPAFLKHKMTRPAVMDILNLGSATFIAEVSSAVVLTTFNLLILGLEGNRGVAAYGIVANLAFVAVAIFTGLGQGVQPLISKYYGMKKWELVKKVKRYALLTAMSIALLIYVGTFAYADTLISLFNNENDLAIVQLADKGIKIYFLGFFFVGINIVTAMFLSATEKARAAFIISILRGLVVIVPLAIVFSNMWQMTGIWSAFVLSELIVSGFALYVANAIEKENLAYGNLE is encoded by the coding sequence ATGGAAAAATCACTATTGAAGGACTTTTCGAAGTACGTCAGCCTGAATATTTTAGGGATGATCGGTGTATCCTTCTACATTTTGGGCGACACGTACTATATCGCAAAAGCACTGGGTGCCACCGGAATCGCGGCATTGAATTTCGCCATTCCGGTTTACAGCCTTATTCACGGTATCGGCTTGATGATCGGTATCGGTGGGGCCGCTCGTTTCGGCATCTTGAAATCCCGAAACAAAGATAACGAAGCGGAAGGGGTCTTTGTGGGGGCGCTCAAACTCGGCGTTGTGGTAGGCCTGCTGCTGATTGTACTTGGCTTATTCGGGTCACGCAAGCTGTCATTGGCTTTGGGGGCGGACGCGGTCACTTTGCCTTTGACCCAGGTATATATGGCTACGATTTTGACGTTCGCACCATTTTTCATCCTGAACAACATCGTGCTTTCTTTCGTCCGTAATGACAACAATCCGAAACTAGCCATGGTGGCGATGTTGATCGGTAGTTTTTCGAATGTGCTTCTGGATTATATTTTTCTCTTTCCGTTCAGGATGGGCATGTTCGGCGCGGCCTTCGCGACGAGTCTTTCGCCGATAATCAGTTTGACCATCCTCTCTGCACACTTCGTAGCGAAGAAACAAAGGCCAGCCTTTCTGAAGCATAAAATGACTCGGCCGGCGGTTATGGATATCCTTAATCTGGGCTCTGCAACGTTCATCGCGGAAGTGTCCTCCGCGGTCGTGCTGACGACTTTCAATCTGCTGATCTTAGGACTCGAGGGGAATAGGGGGGTCGCCGCGTATGGCATTGTCGCGAACCTTGCCTTTGTGGCGGTCGCGATTTTCACAGGATTGGGACAAGGTGTACAGCCCCTCATCAGTAAATACTACGGAATGAAAAAGTGGGAATTAGTCAAAAAAGTCAAACGTTATGCCTTGCTGACGGCAATGTCCATCGCACTATTGATTTACGTAGGTACATTTGCGTATGCAGACACACTCATCAGCCTGTTCAACAATGAAAATGATCTTGCAATCGTGCAGCTGGCTGATAAGGGGATAAAAATCTATTTCCTGGGCTTTTTCTTCGTCGGGATAAATATCGTCACGGCAATGTTCCTGAGCGCCACTGAAAAGGCACGCGCCGCCTTCATCATCTCCATCCTGAGAGGATTGGTTGTCATCGTGCCGCTTGCGATTGTATTCAGCAATATGTGGCAGATGACTGGCATCTGGTCGGCATTTGTGCTTTCTGAGTTGATTGTTTCCGGATTTGCGCTTTACGTAGCGAATGCTATTGAAAAAGAGAATCTTGCTTATGGAAATCTTGAGTGA
- a CDS encoding GGDEF domain-containing protein, whose amino-acid sequence MIKLEINLKGFQTLISQLITFDKMYEQVRIVDPVNKAVLFVKNKNQEELMPVREACFGIWGKGEVCKNCISMRAYNENDTFIKIETSPDKIIMVTAIPVKIEDEVVIVELLKNVTKSMILGDRELTESMEIKRLLDQANAAAVTDELTKIYNKRYIIERLPVDMVKSHLENQPISLLMADIDHFKKINDTYGHLAGDYILKEVAGILGKKTRQDTDWIARFGGEEFMVCLTNTDKEIAMAIADGMRKAIEDTVFSYNGEKIRLTSSFGLHTLTGEEMIDYETLIHCSDKKLYEAKKTGRNKVIA is encoded by the coding sequence GTGATCAAGCTGGAAATAAATTTGAAGGGGTTTCAGACACTCATAAGTCAATTAATAACGTTTGATAAAATGTATGAACAGGTAAGGATTGTAGATCCTGTTAACAAGGCAGTCTTATTTGTTAAGAATAAAAATCAAGAAGAACTCATGCCGGTTCGGGAAGCCTGTTTTGGCATTTGGGGGAAAGGTGAGGTATGCAAGAATTGTATTTCTATGAGAGCCTACAATGAAAATGACACCTTTATCAAAATAGAAACTTCTCCTGATAAGATCATTATGGTTACAGCAATACCGGTAAAAATTGAAGATGAAGTGGTTATTGTTGAACTTCTAAAAAACGTTACAAAAAGCATGATTCTAGGTGACAGAGAGTTAACTGAAAGTATGGAAATCAAAAGACTGCTGGACCAGGCCAATGCAGCAGCAGTCACAGATGAGCTGACAAAAATCTATAACAAGAGATATATCATTGAAAGACTACCTGTAGATATGGTCAAATCTCATCTGGAAAATCAACCGATCTCACTCCTGATGGCAGATATTGACCATTTCAAAAAAATCAACGATACCTACGGTCATTTGGCAGGGGATTATATCTTAAAAGAAGTTGCGGGAATTCTTGGGAAAAAGACAAGACAAGATACGGATTGGATTGCCAGATTTGGTGGTGAAGAGTTCATGGTCTGTTTAACAAATACAGATAAAGAAATCGCAATGGCTATCGCTGATGGAATGAGAAAAGCCATAGAAGATACAGTTTTCAGCTATAATGGAGAAAAAATCAGGCTAACTTCCAGTTTTGGACTTCATACTTTAACAGGCGAAGAAATGATTGACTATGAGACGCTGATTCACTGTTCAGACAAAAAATTATATGAAGCTAAAAAGACCGGAAGGAACAAAGTGATTGCTTAG
- the rlmD gene encoding 23S rRNA (uracil(1939)-C(5))-methyltransferase RlmD translates to MKKQYTVAPVIKNEKMTVTFEDLTSEGMGVAKVEGYPLFVADGLPGERANIKVTKVGKSFGFARIEERLSSSPDRIPTRDVKGTRVGTMPLQNLRYSAQLAFKQNNVEQVMKRIAKMPEVEVKPTIGMENPWGYRNKAQIPVRQKDGKLVTGFFRTNTHELIPMENFQIQDPKIDEAIVKVRDILQEFNVKAYDEKKHTGNIRHIMIRRGYYTGEMMVVLVTRTAKLFPQSKIIPAILEALPEVVSIVQNVNPKQNNVILGDETIVLHGEDVYHDKLMGHTFAISSRSFYQVNPVQTEKLYKLAIEAAQLTGEETVIDAYCGIGTISLSLAEKAKHVYAMEVVPDAVKMAEMNAAANNIENITFEIGAAEEVMPKWAAEGVKADVLVVDPPRKGLEPAFIEAALEIAPERIVYVSCNPATMARDLKLFHEGGYSVGSIQPVDLFPQTLHVESVVALTRNK, encoded by the coding sequence ATGAAAAAACAATACACGGTAGCACCGGTAATAAAAAATGAGAAGATGACTGTAACATTTGAGGACTTAACGTCAGAAGGTATGGGTGTCGCAAAAGTTGAGGGTTATCCATTATTTGTAGCGGATGGACTACCGGGCGAACGGGCCAACATCAAAGTGACGAAAGTCGGCAAATCTTTTGGATTCGCCCGCATTGAGGAAAGACTGAGCAGTTCTCCTGACCGTATCCCGACACGTGATGTTAAAGGAACACGCGTTGGTACGATGCCATTGCAGAATCTGCGCTACTCTGCCCAATTGGCATTCAAACAGAACAACGTGGAACAAGTGATGAAACGCATCGCCAAAATGCCTGAAGTCGAAGTCAAACCTACAATCGGAATGGAAAATCCATGGGGATACCGCAACAAAGCACAGATCCCGGTGCGTCAAAAAGACGGTAAATTGGTTACCGGATTCTTCCGCACCAACACACATGAATTGATCCCGATGGAAAACTTCCAGATCCAGGATCCAAAAATCGACGAAGCCATCGTAAAAGTCCGTGACATTCTGCAAGAATTCAACGTGAAAGCATACGACGAGAAGAAACACACCGGAAATATCCGTCACATCATGATCCGCCGTGGTTATTACACAGGTGAAATGATGGTTGTCCTGGTGACGCGTACGGCGAAACTGTTCCCGCAAAGCAAAATCATTCCGGCTATTTTGGAAGCTTTACCGGAAGTGGTCAGCATCGTCCAAAACGTGAATCCGAAACAAAATAATGTCATTCTGGGTGACGAAACGATTGTATTGCACGGTGAAGATGTCTACCACGACAAATTGATGGGCCACACATTCGCCATCTCTTCGCGCTCATTCTATCAAGTGAATCCGGTCCAGACCGAAAAACTTTATAAATTGGCGATCGAAGCTGCACAATTGACCGGCGAAGAAACCGTCATCGATGCTTATTGCGGAATCGGAACGATCTCCCTGTCATTGGCTGAAAAAGCGAAACACGTTTATGCGATGGAAGTTGTTCCGGATGCCGTGAAAATGGCCGAAATGAATGCCGCAGCAAACAATATCGAAAACATTACCTTCGAAATCGGCGCTGCCGAAGAAGTGATGCCGAAATGGGCTGCTGAAGGCGTCAAAGCCGATGTCTTGGTTGTCGATCCGCCACGCAAAGGCTTGGAACCGGCCTTCATCGAAGCTGCATTGGAAATTGCTCCTGAGCGCATCGTCTACGTAAGCTGCAACCCAGCTACAATGGCACGCGACCTGAAACTGTTCCACGAAGGCGGCTACAGCGTAGGCAGCATCCAACCAGTGGATCTGTTCCCGCAGACGCTGCATGTTGAGAGCGTAGTGGCTTTGACGCGCAACAAATAA
- the tnpA gene encoding IS200/IS605 family transposase, protein MENKKYKSNHNIIYYCTYHVVWCPKYRRKVLVGPVAARLKELIVETCTALSVEIQEMEIMPDHVHLILDIDPQFGVHKVVKRIKGMSSRVLRQEFKELTTKLPTLWSNSYFVSTVGGAPLEMMKQYIQSQKTSQRQ, encoded by the coding sequence GTGGAAAATAAAAAATATAAATCAAATCATAACATCATTTATTATTGTACCTACCATGTTGTCTGGTGTCCAAAATATCGGCGAAAGGTCCTTGTCGGACCAGTAGCAGCACGCTTAAAGGAGCTCATTGTAGAAACGTGCACCGCTCTATCCGTCGAAATTCAGGAAATGGAGATCATGCCAGACCACGTTCACCTAATATTGGATATAGATCCACAATTCGGGGTTCACAAAGTAGTCAAACGCATCAAGGGAATGTCTTCCCGCGTGCTGAGACAGGAGTTTAAGGAACTGACGACGAAGCTACCCACGCTTTGGTCGAATAGCTATTTCGTTTCCACAGTGGGAGGGGCACCGCTTGAAATGATGAAGCAATACATCCAAAGCCAAAAGACCTCACAACGCCAGTAA
- a CDS encoding transposase — MAKSKTASFVVELGLVTHQNEQAVLDKRFKIAEKLYNKVLYHAQTQLTELYKNHRYQDVLAERRLSIKANDKNRVTACNKELQTIQKTFGMTEYALHAYIGRMREAYKKHIDSFTAQKIASAVWTSVSSLLYGKGKKVRFKKFGQLESLEGKSNATGMRFKGDRLEWNGLILPVTIRTNDLFVQESLSLHRVKYCRIVRKAFKGGNQYFLQLVLEGNPPVKRNNNTGMPRRQPAPNAEVGIDIGTSTVAVAGDDGVILKELFPEGASYDHAIHLLQRKLDRSRRATNPANFTVDGTVKQGVKLTWVRSKNYMKIRFRLKDLYRRRAVALKEAHNKTANAILALGNQVYVEAMDFRALMKRAKETTVNKDGRFNRKGRYGKSIGYHAPAMLVGIVKQKAPQEGGALYEVDTFKFRASQYNHVNDTYIKKTRDERTTFVAGQLVQRDLYSAFLLKNSQPTRNETDRTKCSATFATFLAHHDTCIQTLCQSTGRQSCNFGLRDFQLA; from the coding sequence ATGGCTAAAAGCAAAACAGCTTCATTTGTCGTAGAGCTGGGACTTGTTACACATCAAAATGAACAAGCAGTGCTGGATAAGCGTTTCAAAATTGCTGAAAAACTGTATAACAAGGTCTTGTACCATGCGCAGACGCAGCTAACAGAGTTGTATAAGAACCATCGATACCAAGACGTGCTGGCAGAACGCCGCTTGTCCATCAAAGCAAACGACAAGAATCGTGTGACGGCGTGCAACAAGGAATTGCAAACGATCCAAAAGACCTTCGGTATGACGGAATACGCTTTGCATGCTTACATCGGACGGATGCGCGAGGCGTACAAGAAGCATATCGACAGCTTCACCGCACAAAAAATCGCTTCTGCGGTCTGGACAAGTGTGTCCTCCCTTCTGTATGGCAAAGGCAAAAAGGTACGTTTCAAAAAGTTCGGCCAGCTGGAATCATTGGAGGGCAAGTCGAACGCTACAGGCATGCGCTTCAAAGGCGACCGTTTGGAGTGGAACGGGCTGATTCTGCCCGTCACTATCCGTACCAACGACCTATTTGTTCAGGAATCCCTTTCCTTGCACCGGGTGAAATATTGCCGCATCGTACGCAAGGCGTTCAAGGGCGGTAATCAGTACTTCTTGCAACTGGTGCTGGAAGGTAACCCGCCAGTGAAACGCAACAATAATACGGGGATGCCCCGCCGACAACCCGCTCCGAATGCGGAAGTGGGCATCGACATCGGCACCTCTACGGTGGCGGTGGCAGGTGATGACGGCGTCATCTTGAAGGAATTATTTCCAGAAGGAGCGTCCTATGACCACGCGATTCATCTGTTGCAACGAAAACTGGACCGGAGTCGCCGCGCAACCAACCCCGCCAACTTTACTGTCGACGGTACCGTCAAGCAGGGTGTCAAGTTGACTTGGGTACGGAGCAAGAACTACATGAAAATAAGGTTTCGCTTGAAGGACCTCTACCGTCGTCGGGCGGTGGCATTAAAAGAAGCCCACAACAAAACCGCCAATGCCATCCTGGCACTGGGGAATCAGGTTTATGTGGAGGCCATGGATTTCCGCGCATTGATGAAGCGGGCCAAAGAGACCACTGTCAATAAGGACGGGCGATTCAATCGTAAGGGGCGCTATGGCAAGTCCATCGGTTATCATGCGCCGGCTATGTTGGTCGGCATCGTGAAGCAAAAAGCACCCCAAGAAGGGGGTGCGCTATACGAGGTGGATACCTTTAAATTCCGTGCCAGCCAGTATAACCACGTAAACGATACGTATATCAAAAAGACACGTGATGAACGTACGACCTTTGTTGCCGGGCAGCTTGTCCAACGGGATCTGTACAGTGCATTCCTCCTGAAAAACAGCCAACCGACACGCAACGAGACTGACCGCACAAAATGTAGCGCGACGTTTGCTACCTTCCTGGCGCACCACGACACCTGCATCCAGACGCTCTGCCAATCAACTGGACGCCAGTCCTGCAATTTCGGACTGCGAGATTTTCAATTAGCTTAA
- a CDS encoding VOC family protein produces MSGQRIVPFLTLPGTAEEAMHFYVSIFPNSSVTSLTKIDEDERGEGGRVVNAQFVLNGQDFMAMDMEEDFMPDMTWATSLYVDCEDEASFDNYFDSLSTDGVVMMGPEAVGELRAVAWVTDQFGVTWQLVWN; encoded by the coding sequence ATGAGCGGACAACGGATTGTTCCCTTTTTGACGTTACCGGGGACTGCAGAAGAAGCGATGCACTTTTATGTTTCCATTTTTCCGAATTCCAGCGTGACCTCCCTCACCAAAATCGATGAAGATGAGCGTGGGGAAGGCGGCCGTGTGGTCAATGCGCAGTTTGTGCTGAACGGACAGGACTTCATGGCGATGGACATGGAGGAGGATTTTATGCCGGATATGACTTGGGCCACCTCCCTCTATGTGGACTGCGAAGATGAAGCCAGCTTCGACAACTACTTTGACTCCTTATCAACGGATGGCGTCGTGATGATGGGCCCTGAAGCGGTCGGCGAATTACGCGCGGTAGCTTGGGTCACTGATCAATTCGGTGTTACTTGGCAATTAGTATGGAATTAA
- a CDS encoding diacylglycerol kinase, whose protein sequence is MRARVIYNPTSGREMLKKSMIDILQILEEAGYEASAYATTPEPLSATKEAERSALAGFDLIVAAGGDGTVNEVINGIAGLDHRPTVGIIPAGTTNDYARALKIPRSNLLDAARVIAAGNAIPMDIGQSNDTYFINIAAGGYLTDLTYDVPAKLKTIFGYLAYLVKGAEKIPQLKPMHMRIEYEGGVYDGMASMFFVALTNSVGGFETIDPNIVLGDGKFTLFVVKTANIFEILQLLAQVLNGGRHLENTNVLYTHTNFVKAESMDGSRLMINLDGEYGGDAPTLFTNHQQHIKIIGNTSDYADPIEEADGNILEGAGTGFMKEVETLHPDEVNDKRLPYDGKN, encoded by the coding sequence ATGAGAGCAAGAGTAATTTACAATCCTACTTCCGGAAGAGAAATGCTGAAAAAAAGCATGATTGACATCCTTCAAATATTGGAAGAAGCAGGCTATGAGGCCAGTGCTTATGCCACGACACCCGAACCCCTTTCCGCAACAAAAGAAGCCGAACGGTCCGCTTTGGCCGGTTTCGATCTGATCGTTGCGGCAGGCGGAGACGGTACCGTAAACGAAGTCATCAACGGCATCGCCGGATTGGACCATAGACCGACAGTCGGCATCATACCTGCGGGGACCACAAATGACTATGCCCGTGCTTTGAAGATTCCGCGCTCAAATCTATTGGATGCAGCCCGCGTGATTGCGGCTGGCAATGCCATCCCGATGGATATCGGTCAATCAAATGATACTTATTTCATTAACATCGCAGCAGGCGGCTATCTGACGGATCTAACCTACGACGTTCCGGCAAAGCTGAAGACCATTTTCGGCTACCTTGCCTATCTGGTGAAAGGTGCTGAAAAAATCCCGCAGCTCAAACCGATGCATATGCGCATCGAATACGAAGGCGGCGTTTACGACGGTATGGCTTCCATGTTCTTCGTGGCCTTGACCAATTCGGTCGGCGGTTTTGAAACGATCGATCCGAACATCGTTTTGGGGGACGGCAAGTTCACGCTGTTTGTCGTGAAGACAGCGAATATCTTCGAAATCCTGCAACTGTTGGCCCAAGTGTTGAACGGCGGCAGACATCTGGAAAATACGAACGTCCTCTACACACATACCAACTTTGTGAAAGCAGAATCCATGGACGGGTCCCGCTTGATGATCAACTTGGATGGCGAGTACGGTGGCGATGCACCGACTTTGTTCACGAACCACCAGCAACACATCAAGATCATCGGCAATACTTCCGATTACGCTGATCCGATTGAAGAAGCCGATGGGAACATTCTTGAAGGGGCCGGCACAGGCTTCATGAAGGAAGTTGAAACCTTGCACCCGGATGAGGTGAACGACAAACGGTTGCCTTACGATGGCAAGAACTAA
- a CDS encoding IS630 family transposase (programmed frameshift), with protein MNAIHQDAVSTLFTLMKNTHDKRMYQRYQAVYLFLQDYSAEKIAIIIGRSEKTVYNYVNSYNEHGIEGLKPGKAHGASYKLTPQQRAELVQVIVEQLPTDVGFSAKFNWTLAIIVAYIEREWNVTYTQRGVSKLLHALGLSYTRPTYVLAKADPIKQKEFREKTFPYLKKLLNEEIDYLLFQDETMIRDYQAIQCTWFLRGQQRIIPTYGKHQGVKLIGVLNYENGETFCVEEEQYDAEAFLRFLQKILEHYPDGKITMILDNARIHHAKLIQPFLSENKRLTLVFLPPYSPNLNLIEGLWKWLKSDVIANVFYSSVAEIRKNVQVFLVGVNQMLDVVIDRLCIKM; from the exons CCAACGCTATCAAGCCGTGTATCTTTTCTTGCAAGATTATTCTGCCGAGAAAATAGCCATAATCATTGGTCGGTCTGAAAAAACCGTCTATAATTATGTGAATTCCTATAATGAGCACGGAATAGAAGGCTTAAAACCTGGAAAAGCACATGGTGCTTCTTATAAATTAACACCGCAACAGCGAGCAGAGTTAGTTCAGGTCATTGTGGAACAACTTCCAACTGACGTAGGTTTTTCGGCAAAATTTAATTGGACGTTGGCAATCATCGTTGCTTACATTGAACGGGAATGGAACGTAACTTATACGCAACGGGGTGTATCCAAACTTCTGCATGCATTAGGACTAAGCTACACACGTCCTACTTACGTGTTGGCGAAGGCAGATCCAATAAAACAGAAAGAATTCAGAGAAAAGACCTTTCCATACTTA AAAAAACTGCTGAATGAGGAGATTGACTACCTTCTGTTTCAAGACGAAACCATGATTCGTGATTATCAAGCCATTCAATGTACCTGGTTTTTAAGAGGGCAACAAAGAATTATCCCCACTTATGGAAAACATCAGGGTGTCAAACTGATCGGCGTATTGAATTATGAAAACGGTGAAACCTTCTGTGTAGAGGAAGAACAGTATGATGCTGAAGCTTTTCTGCGTTTCCTTCAAAAAATATTGGAGCATTATCCCGACGGGAAAATCACCATGATTTTGGATAATGCGAGGATTCATCATGCGAAGCTCATCCAACCGTTCTTAAGCGAAAACAAGCGACTGACATTAGTCTTTTTGCCACCATATAGTCCAAACCTGAATCTAATCGAAGGCTTGTGGAAATGGTTGAAGTCAGATGTAATAGCTAACGTATTTTATTCGTCAGTCGCAGAAATCCGCAAAAATGTTCAGGTATTCCTTGTAGGTGTCAATCAAATGCTGGATGTAGTGATTGACCGTTTATGCATCAAAATGTAA